One genomic window of Ziziphus jujuba cultivar Dongzao chromosome 4, ASM3175591v1 includes the following:
- the LOC107417085 gene encoding homeobox-leucine zipper protein HDG2 isoform X2: protein MPAGIMIPARNMPSMVGRNGNVGGFGSSSGLTLGQPNMMEGHLHPLDMTQNTSESDIARIGARDDDFDSATKSGSENHEGASGDDQDPRPKKKRYHRHTQHQIQEMEAFFKECPHPDDKQRKELSRELGLEPLQVKFWFQNKRTQMKTQHERHENTQLRTENDKLRADNMRYREALSNASCPNCGGPTAIGEMSFDEHHLRLENSRLREEIDRISAIAAKYVGKPVVNYPLLSPPVPSRPLELGVGNFGGHQAGMGGEMYGAGDLLRSINAPSDADKPMIIELAVAAMEELIRMAQMGDPLWMTSLDGTTSVLNEDEYIRTFPRGIGPKPTGFKCEASRETAVVIMNHINLVEILMDVGQWSTVFSGIVSRAMTLEVLSTGVAGNYNGALQVMTAEFQVPSPLVPTRESYYVRYCKQHADGTWAVVDVSLDNLRPSPAVRCRRRPSGCLIQEMPNGYSKVTWVEHVEVDDRGVHDLYKQVVNCGNAFGAKRWVATLDRQCERLASAMATNIPTGDVGVITNQEGRKSMLKLAERMVISFCAGVSASTTHTWTTLSGTGAEDVRVMTRKSVDDPGRPPGIVLSAATSFWLPVPPKRVFDFLRDENSRSEWDILSNGGAVQEMAHIANGRDTGNCVSLLRVNSANSSQSNMLILQESCTDSTASFVIYAPVDIVAMNVVLNGGDPDYVALLPSGFAILPDGTSSHGGGGGIGETGSGGSLLTVAFQILVDSVPTAKLSLGSVATVNQLIACTVERIKASLSCDNA, encoded by the exons ATGCCGGCCGGGATTATGATTCCGGCGAGAAACATGCCGTCGATGGTCGGAAGGAATGGAAATGTTGGTGGTTTTGGGTCATCTTCAGGACTTACTCTTGGTCAG CCAAACATGATGGAAGGCCATCTCCACCCACTGGACATGACACAGAACACATCGGAAAGCGATATAGCCCGAATCGGAGCCCGGGATGACGATTTCGACAGCGCTACTAAATCTGGCAGCGAAAACCACGAAGGCGCTTCCGGCGACGATCAAGACCCTAGgccaaaaaagaagaggtatCACCGTCACACTCAGCATCAGATCCAAGAAATGGAAGC TTTCTTCAAGGAGTGTCCTCATCCTGATGACAAGCAAAGGAAAGAACTTAGCAGGGAATTGGGGTTGGAGCCTCTGCAAGTTAAATTTTGGTTCCAAAACAAGCGCACCCAAATgaag ACACAGCATGAACGACACGAAAACACACAACTGCGGACGGAGAACGATAAGCTTCGTGCTGACAACATGAGATACAGAGAAGCCCTAAGCAATGCTTCATGCCCCAATTGTGGAGGTCCAACGGCTATAGGAGAGATGTCGTTTGATGAACATCATTTGAGACTCGAAAATTCTCGGTTAAGAGAAGag ATTGATCGCATTTCAGCAATAGCTGCGAAATACGTAGGAAAGCCGGTGGTGAACTATCCTCTTCTATCTCCACCTGTCCCTTCACGTCCATTGGAACTCGGCGTCGGAAACTTTGGTGGCCACCAAGCTGGAATGGGAGGGGAGATGTATGGAGCTGGAGATCTTCTCCGTTCAATCAACGCACCAAGTGATGCTGATAAACCAATGATTATCGAGCTTGCGGTTGCAGCCATGGAGGAACTAATAAGGATGGCACAGATGGGTGATCCTTTATGGATGACCAGCCTCGATGGAACTACTTCAGTGTTAAATGAAGACGAGTATATCAGGACATTCCCTCGCGGAATTGGACCCAAACCTACCGGTTTTAAATGCGAAGCTTCGCGTGAGACTGCCGTTGTCATCATGAACCACATTAACCTTGTCGAGATTCTCATGGATGTG GGTCAATGGTCGACCGTGTTTTCTGGGATTGTTTCGAGAGCCATGACTCTTGAAGTTCTATCAACTGGAGTAGCTGGGAATTACAATGGAGCCTTACAAGTG ATGACGGCAGAATTCCAAGTGCCTTCACCTCTGGTTCCAACTCGTGAGAGCTACTACGTGAGGTACTGTAAACAGCATGCGGACGGGACTTGGGCAGTTGTTGATGTTTCTTTGGACAATTTGCGACCTAGTCCTGCTGTCAGGTGTCGGAGAAGGCCATCTGGCTGTCTTATCCAAGAAATGCCAAATGGATATTCCAAG GTTACATGGGTTGAGCATGTAGAGGTGGACGATAGAGGCGTTCACGATCTATATAAGCAGGTGGTTAACTGTGGCAATGCATTTGGTGCAAAACGATGGGTTGCCACATTAGACAGACAATGTGAACGACTAGCAAGTGCCATGGCTACAAACATTCCTACTGGAGATGTTGGTG TGATAACAAATCAAGAAGGAAGAAAGAGTATGTTGAAATTGGCAGAGAGAATGGTGATTAGTTTCTGTGCTGGAGTAAGTGCTTCGACGACTCATACATGGACAACATTGTCAGGAACTGGGGCTGAGGATGTGAGGGTGATGACCCGAAAGAGCGTAGATGATCCCGGCAGGCCTCCCGGTATAGTGTTAAGCGCTGCCACTTCATTCTGGCTGCCGGTTCCACCCAAAAGAGTGTTTGATTTTCTCCGAGATGAAAACTCTCGAAGTGAG TGGGATATTCTATCCAATGGAGGAGCAGTTCAAGAAATGGCGCATATTGCTAATGGTCGTGATACAGGAAACTGCGTCTCTCTACTTCGTGTAAAT aGTGCCAATTCAAGCCAGAGCAACATGCTGATATTACAAGAGAGTTGCACAGATTCAACAGCTTCTTTTGTAATTTATGCTCCAGTTGATATTGTAGCCATGAATGTGGTACTCAATGGTGGCGATCCAGATTATGTGGCTCTTCTTCCCTCCGGATTCGCTATTCTCCCTGATGGAACTTCTTCtcatggaggaggaggaggtatTGGAGAAACTGGATCTGGTGGGTCTCTCCTAACCGTTGCATTCCAGATTTTGGTTGATTCGGTTCCGACAGCTAAACTTTCTCTGGGCTCGGTTGCTACTGTTAACCAACTCATTGCTTGCACCGTCGAGAGGATCAAAGCTTCTTTGTCATGTGACAATGCATGA
- the LOC132803467 gene encoding uncharacterized protein LOC132803467, with protein sequence MFLDINLEKPHSLVIDAAKLLFLIWNGMATGYECVGGYLEAKPCVEISIFGTLNTCGEVFLSLRAVSELSLSNFTMELMSSKYSWEIFHNLNSLTVWIGDVDGLAPLLHLAPYLNRLEVKIRAASPTKHTAEYWESQVFAFVNSLESVRLDINGEQNGIELIKYLLRNARELKTIIIHCSFDPKVISSSLEHFRWASPSARVYFN encoded by the exons ATGTTTCTTGACATAAATCTGGAAAAACCACACTCGCTGGTTATTGATGCTGCAAAACTACTGTTTTTGATCTGGAATGGTATGGCCACTGGTTATGAATGTGTGGGAGGTTATCTTGAGGCTAAGCCATGTGTTGAGATTTCAATATTTGGAACTTTGAATACTTGTGGAGAAGTGTTTCTGTCTCTACGTGCAGTTTCAGAACTCTCTCTTTCTAATTTTACTATGGAG CTGATGTCTTCAAAATATTCCTGGGAAATATTTCACAATCTCAATTCATTGACTGTATGGATAGGTGATGTGGACGGTCTAGCTCCACTTCTACATTTGGCTCCATACCTGAATAGGCTAGAG GTGAAGATCCGAGCAGCTTCACCAACTAAACACACTGCAGAGTATTGGGAATCTCAAGTGTTTGCCTTCGTCAACTCACTGGAGAGTGTAAGGTTGGATATAAATGGGGAGCAGAATGGAATAGAGTTGATCAAATATCTGCTTCGCAATGCAAGAGAGTTGAAGACCATCATCATCCACTGTTCATTTGATCCAAAGGTGATCAGTAGCAGCCTCGAGCACTTCAGATGGGCTTCTCCCTCTGCAAGGGTGTATTTCAATTGA
- the LOC107417085 gene encoding homeobox-leucine zipper protein HDG2 isoform X4: protein MFQPNMMEGHLHPLDMTQNTSESDIARIGARDDDFDSATKSGSENHEGASGDDQDPRPKKKRYHRHTQHQIQEMEAFFKECPHPDDKQRKELSRELGLEPLQVKFWFQNKRTQMKTQHERHENTQLRTENDKLRADNMRYREALSNASCPNCGGPTAIGEMSFDEHHLRLENSRLREEIDRISAIAAKYVGKPVVNYPLLSPPVPSRPLELGVGNFGGHQAGMGGEMYGAGDLLRSINAPSDADKPMIIELAVAAMEELIRMAQMGDPLWMTSLDGTTSVLNEDEYIRTFPRGIGPKPTGFKCEASRETAVVIMNHINLVEILMDVGQWSTVFSGIVSRAMTLEVLSTGVAGNYNGALQVMTAEFQVPSPLVPTRESYYVRYCKQHADGTWAVVDVSLDNLRPSPAVRCRRRPSGCLIQEMPNGYSKVTWVEHVEVDDRGVHDLYKQVVNCGNAFGAKRWVATLDRQCERLASAMATNIPTGDVGVITNQEGRKSMLKLAERMVISFCAGVSASTTHTWTTLSGTGAEDVRVMTRKSVDDPGRPPGIVLSAATSFWLPVPPKRVFDFLRDENSRSEWDILSNGGAVQEMAHIANGRDTGNCVSLLRVNSANSSQSNMLILQESCTDSTASFVIYAPVDIVAMNVVLNGGDPDYVALLPSGFAILPDGTSSHGGGGGIGETGSGGSLLTVAFQILVDSVPTAKLSLGSVATVNQLIACTVERIKASLSCDNA, encoded by the exons ATGTTCCAGCCAAACATGATGGAAGGCCATCTCCACCCACTGGACATGACACAGAACACATCGGAAAGCGATATAGCCCGAATCGGAGCCCGGGATGACGATTTCGACAGCGCTACTAAATCTGGCAGCGAAAACCACGAAGGCGCTTCCGGCGACGATCAAGACCCTAGgccaaaaaagaagaggtatCACCGTCACACTCAGCATCAGATCCAAGAAATGGAAGC TTTCTTCAAGGAGTGTCCTCATCCTGATGACAAGCAAAGGAAAGAACTTAGCAGGGAATTGGGGTTGGAGCCTCTGCAAGTTAAATTTTGGTTCCAAAACAAGCGCACCCAAATgaag ACACAGCATGAACGACACGAAAACACACAACTGCGGACGGAGAACGATAAGCTTCGTGCTGACAACATGAGATACAGAGAAGCCCTAAGCAATGCTTCATGCCCCAATTGTGGAGGTCCAACGGCTATAGGAGAGATGTCGTTTGATGAACATCATTTGAGACTCGAAAATTCTCGGTTAAGAGAAGag ATTGATCGCATTTCAGCAATAGCTGCGAAATACGTAGGAAAGCCGGTGGTGAACTATCCTCTTCTATCTCCACCTGTCCCTTCACGTCCATTGGAACTCGGCGTCGGAAACTTTGGTGGCCACCAAGCTGGAATGGGAGGGGAGATGTATGGAGCTGGAGATCTTCTCCGTTCAATCAACGCACCAAGTGATGCTGATAAACCAATGATTATCGAGCTTGCGGTTGCAGCCATGGAGGAACTAATAAGGATGGCACAGATGGGTGATCCTTTATGGATGACCAGCCTCGATGGAACTACTTCAGTGTTAAATGAAGACGAGTATATCAGGACATTCCCTCGCGGAATTGGACCCAAACCTACCGGTTTTAAATGCGAAGCTTCGCGTGAGACTGCCGTTGTCATCATGAACCACATTAACCTTGTCGAGATTCTCATGGATGTG GGTCAATGGTCGACCGTGTTTTCTGGGATTGTTTCGAGAGCCATGACTCTTGAAGTTCTATCAACTGGAGTAGCTGGGAATTACAATGGAGCCTTACAAGTG ATGACGGCAGAATTCCAAGTGCCTTCACCTCTGGTTCCAACTCGTGAGAGCTACTACGTGAGGTACTGTAAACAGCATGCGGACGGGACTTGGGCAGTTGTTGATGTTTCTTTGGACAATTTGCGACCTAGTCCTGCTGTCAGGTGTCGGAGAAGGCCATCTGGCTGTCTTATCCAAGAAATGCCAAATGGATATTCCAAG GTTACATGGGTTGAGCATGTAGAGGTGGACGATAGAGGCGTTCACGATCTATATAAGCAGGTGGTTAACTGTGGCAATGCATTTGGTGCAAAACGATGGGTTGCCACATTAGACAGACAATGTGAACGACTAGCAAGTGCCATGGCTACAAACATTCCTACTGGAGATGTTGGTG TGATAACAAATCAAGAAGGAAGAAAGAGTATGTTGAAATTGGCAGAGAGAATGGTGATTAGTTTCTGTGCTGGAGTAAGTGCTTCGACGACTCATACATGGACAACATTGTCAGGAACTGGGGCTGAGGATGTGAGGGTGATGACCCGAAAGAGCGTAGATGATCCCGGCAGGCCTCCCGGTATAGTGTTAAGCGCTGCCACTTCATTCTGGCTGCCGGTTCCACCCAAAAGAGTGTTTGATTTTCTCCGAGATGAAAACTCTCGAAGTGAG TGGGATATTCTATCCAATGGAGGAGCAGTTCAAGAAATGGCGCATATTGCTAATGGTCGTGATACAGGAAACTGCGTCTCTCTACTTCGTGTAAAT aGTGCCAATTCAAGCCAGAGCAACATGCTGATATTACAAGAGAGTTGCACAGATTCAACAGCTTCTTTTGTAATTTATGCTCCAGTTGATATTGTAGCCATGAATGTGGTACTCAATGGTGGCGATCCAGATTATGTGGCTCTTCTTCCCTCCGGATTCGCTATTCTCCCTGATGGAACTTCTTCtcatggaggaggaggaggtatTGGAGAAACTGGATCTGGTGGGTCTCTCCTAACCGTTGCATTCCAGATTTTGGTTGATTCGGTTCCGACAGCTAAACTTTCTCTGGGCTCGGTTGCTACTGTTAACCAACTCATTGCTTGCACCGTCGAGAGGATCAAAGCTTCTTTGTCATGTGACAATGCATGA
- the LOC107417085 gene encoding homeobox-leucine zipper protein HDG2 isoform X3, whose product MEMLVVLGHLQDLLLVRLKNHKPLFENLKRSVDMFQPNMMEGHLHPLDMTQNTSESDIARIGARDDDFDSATKSGSENHEGASGDDQDPRPKKKRYHRHTQHQIQEMEAFFKECPHPDDKQRKELSRELGLEPLQVKFWFQNKRTQMKTQHERHENTQLRTENDKLRADNMRYREALSNASCPNCGGPTAIGEMSFDEHHLRLENSRLREEIDRISAIAAKYVGKPVVNYPLLSPPVPSRPLELGVGNFGGHQAGMGGEMYGAGDLLRSINAPSDADKPMIIELAVAAMEELIRMAQMGDPLWMTSLDGTTSVLNEDEYIRTFPRGIGPKPTGFKCEASRETAVVIMNHINLVEILMDVGQWSTVFSGIVSRAMTLEVLSTGVAGNYNGALQVMTAEFQVPSPLVPTRESYYVRYCKQHADGTWAVVDVSLDNLRPSPAVRCRRRPSGCLIQEMPNGYSKVTWVEHVEVDDRGVHDLYKQVVNCGNAFGAKRWVATLDRQCERLASAMATNIPTGDVGVITNQEGRKSMLKLAERMVISFCAGVSASTTHTWTTLSGTGAEDVRVMTRKSVDDPGRPPGIVLSAATSFWLPVPPKRVFDFLRDENSRSEWDILSNGGAVQEMAHIANGRDTGNCVSLLRSANSSQSNMLILQESCTDSTASFVIYAPVDIVAMNVVLNGGDPDYVALLPSGFAILPDGTSSHGGGGGIGETGSGGSLLTVAFQILVDSVPTAKLSLGSVATVNQLIACTVERIKASLSCDNA is encoded by the exons ATGGAAATGTTGGTGGTTTTGGGTCATCTTCAGGACTTACTCTTGGTCAG ATTGAAAAACCATAAGCCACTCTTCGAGAATCTTAAAAGATCTGTAGATATGTTCCAGCCAAACATGATGGAAGGCCATCTCCACCCACTGGACATGACACAGAACACATCGGAAAGCGATATAGCCCGAATCGGAGCCCGGGATGACGATTTCGACAGCGCTACTAAATCTGGCAGCGAAAACCACGAAGGCGCTTCCGGCGACGATCAAGACCCTAGgccaaaaaagaagaggtatCACCGTCACACTCAGCATCAGATCCAAGAAATGGAAGC TTTCTTCAAGGAGTGTCCTCATCCTGATGACAAGCAAAGGAAAGAACTTAGCAGGGAATTGGGGTTGGAGCCTCTGCAAGTTAAATTTTGGTTCCAAAACAAGCGCACCCAAATgaag ACACAGCATGAACGACACGAAAACACACAACTGCGGACGGAGAACGATAAGCTTCGTGCTGACAACATGAGATACAGAGAAGCCCTAAGCAATGCTTCATGCCCCAATTGTGGAGGTCCAACGGCTATAGGAGAGATGTCGTTTGATGAACATCATTTGAGACTCGAAAATTCTCGGTTAAGAGAAGag ATTGATCGCATTTCAGCAATAGCTGCGAAATACGTAGGAAAGCCGGTGGTGAACTATCCTCTTCTATCTCCACCTGTCCCTTCACGTCCATTGGAACTCGGCGTCGGAAACTTTGGTGGCCACCAAGCTGGAATGGGAGGGGAGATGTATGGAGCTGGAGATCTTCTCCGTTCAATCAACGCACCAAGTGATGCTGATAAACCAATGATTATCGAGCTTGCGGTTGCAGCCATGGAGGAACTAATAAGGATGGCACAGATGGGTGATCCTTTATGGATGACCAGCCTCGATGGAACTACTTCAGTGTTAAATGAAGACGAGTATATCAGGACATTCCCTCGCGGAATTGGACCCAAACCTACCGGTTTTAAATGCGAAGCTTCGCGTGAGACTGCCGTTGTCATCATGAACCACATTAACCTTGTCGAGATTCTCATGGATGTG GGTCAATGGTCGACCGTGTTTTCTGGGATTGTTTCGAGAGCCATGACTCTTGAAGTTCTATCAACTGGAGTAGCTGGGAATTACAATGGAGCCTTACAAGTG ATGACGGCAGAATTCCAAGTGCCTTCACCTCTGGTTCCAACTCGTGAGAGCTACTACGTGAGGTACTGTAAACAGCATGCGGACGGGACTTGGGCAGTTGTTGATGTTTCTTTGGACAATTTGCGACCTAGTCCTGCTGTCAGGTGTCGGAGAAGGCCATCTGGCTGTCTTATCCAAGAAATGCCAAATGGATATTCCAAG GTTACATGGGTTGAGCATGTAGAGGTGGACGATAGAGGCGTTCACGATCTATATAAGCAGGTGGTTAACTGTGGCAATGCATTTGGTGCAAAACGATGGGTTGCCACATTAGACAGACAATGTGAACGACTAGCAAGTGCCATGGCTACAAACATTCCTACTGGAGATGTTGGTG TGATAACAAATCAAGAAGGAAGAAAGAGTATGTTGAAATTGGCAGAGAGAATGGTGATTAGTTTCTGTGCTGGAGTAAGTGCTTCGACGACTCATACATGGACAACATTGTCAGGAACTGGGGCTGAGGATGTGAGGGTGATGACCCGAAAGAGCGTAGATGATCCCGGCAGGCCTCCCGGTATAGTGTTAAGCGCTGCCACTTCATTCTGGCTGCCGGTTCCACCCAAAAGAGTGTTTGATTTTCTCCGAGATGAAAACTCTCGAAGTGAG TGGGATATTCTATCCAATGGAGGAGCAGTTCAAGAAATGGCGCATATTGCTAATGGTCGTGATACAGGAAACTGCGTCTCTCTACTTCGT aGTGCCAATTCAAGCCAGAGCAACATGCTGATATTACAAGAGAGTTGCACAGATTCAACAGCTTCTTTTGTAATTTATGCTCCAGTTGATATTGTAGCCATGAATGTGGTACTCAATGGTGGCGATCCAGATTATGTGGCTCTTCTTCCCTCCGGATTCGCTATTCTCCCTGATGGAACTTCTTCtcatggaggaggaggaggtatTGGAGAAACTGGATCTGGTGGGTCTCTCCTAACCGTTGCATTCCAGATTTTGGTTGATTCGGTTCCGACAGCTAAACTTTCTCTGGGCTCGGTTGCTACTGTTAACCAACTCATTGCTTGCACCGTCGAGAGGATCAAAGCTTCTTTGTCATGTGACAATGCATGA
- the LOC107417085 gene encoding homeobox-leucine zipper protein HDG2 isoform X1 produces the protein MEMLVVLGHLQDLLLVRLKNHKPLFENLKRSVDMFQPNMMEGHLHPLDMTQNTSESDIARIGARDDDFDSATKSGSENHEGASGDDQDPRPKKKRYHRHTQHQIQEMEAFFKECPHPDDKQRKELSRELGLEPLQVKFWFQNKRTQMKTQHERHENTQLRTENDKLRADNMRYREALSNASCPNCGGPTAIGEMSFDEHHLRLENSRLREEIDRISAIAAKYVGKPVVNYPLLSPPVPSRPLELGVGNFGGHQAGMGGEMYGAGDLLRSINAPSDADKPMIIELAVAAMEELIRMAQMGDPLWMTSLDGTTSVLNEDEYIRTFPRGIGPKPTGFKCEASRETAVVIMNHINLVEILMDVGQWSTVFSGIVSRAMTLEVLSTGVAGNYNGALQVMTAEFQVPSPLVPTRESYYVRYCKQHADGTWAVVDVSLDNLRPSPAVRCRRRPSGCLIQEMPNGYSKVTWVEHVEVDDRGVHDLYKQVVNCGNAFGAKRWVATLDRQCERLASAMATNIPTGDVGVITNQEGRKSMLKLAERMVISFCAGVSASTTHTWTTLSGTGAEDVRVMTRKSVDDPGRPPGIVLSAATSFWLPVPPKRVFDFLRDENSRSEWDILSNGGAVQEMAHIANGRDTGNCVSLLRVNSANSSQSNMLILQESCTDSTASFVIYAPVDIVAMNVVLNGGDPDYVALLPSGFAILPDGTSSHGGGGGIGETGSGGSLLTVAFQILVDSVPTAKLSLGSVATVNQLIACTVERIKASLSCDNA, from the exons ATGGAAATGTTGGTGGTTTTGGGTCATCTTCAGGACTTACTCTTGGTCAG ATTGAAAAACCATAAGCCACTCTTCGAGAATCTTAAAAGATCTGTAGATATGTTCCAGCCAAACATGATGGAAGGCCATCTCCACCCACTGGACATGACACAGAACACATCGGAAAGCGATATAGCCCGAATCGGAGCCCGGGATGACGATTTCGACAGCGCTACTAAATCTGGCAGCGAAAACCACGAAGGCGCTTCCGGCGACGATCAAGACCCTAGgccaaaaaagaagaggtatCACCGTCACACTCAGCATCAGATCCAAGAAATGGAAGC TTTCTTCAAGGAGTGTCCTCATCCTGATGACAAGCAAAGGAAAGAACTTAGCAGGGAATTGGGGTTGGAGCCTCTGCAAGTTAAATTTTGGTTCCAAAACAAGCGCACCCAAATgaag ACACAGCATGAACGACACGAAAACACACAACTGCGGACGGAGAACGATAAGCTTCGTGCTGACAACATGAGATACAGAGAAGCCCTAAGCAATGCTTCATGCCCCAATTGTGGAGGTCCAACGGCTATAGGAGAGATGTCGTTTGATGAACATCATTTGAGACTCGAAAATTCTCGGTTAAGAGAAGag ATTGATCGCATTTCAGCAATAGCTGCGAAATACGTAGGAAAGCCGGTGGTGAACTATCCTCTTCTATCTCCACCTGTCCCTTCACGTCCATTGGAACTCGGCGTCGGAAACTTTGGTGGCCACCAAGCTGGAATGGGAGGGGAGATGTATGGAGCTGGAGATCTTCTCCGTTCAATCAACGCACCAAGTGATGCTGATAAACCAATGATTATCGAGCTTGCGGTTGCAGCCATGGAGGAACTAATAAGGATGGCACAGATGGGTGATCCTTTATGGATGACCAGCCTCGATGGAACTACTTCAGTGTTAAATGAAGACGAGTATATCAGGACATTCCCTCGCGGAATTGGACCCAAACCTACCGGTTTTAAATGCGAAGCTTCGCGTGAGACTGCCGTTGTCATCATGAACCACATTAACCTTGTCGAGATTCTCATGGATGTG GGTCAATGGTCGACCGTGTTTTCTGGGATTGTTTCGAGAGCCATGACTCTTGAAGTTCTATCAACTGGAGTAGCTGGGAATTACAATGGAGCCTTACAAGTG ATGACGGCAGAATTCCAAGTGCCTTCACCTCTGGTTCCAACTCGTGAGAGCTACTACGTGAGGTACTGTAAACAGCATGCGGACGGGACTTGGGCAGTTGTTGATGTTTCTTTGGACAATTTGCGACCTAGTCCTGCTGTCAGGTGTCGGAGAAGGCCATCTGGCTGTCTTATCCAAGAAATGCCAAATGGATATTCCAAG GTTACATGGGTTGAGCATGTAGAGGTGGACGATAGAGGCGTTCACGATCTATATAAGCAGGTGGTTAACTGTGGCAATGCATTTGGTGCAAAACGATGGGTTGCCACATTAGACAGACAATGTGAACGACTAGCAAGTGCCATGGCTACAAACATTCCTACTGGAGATGTTGGTG TGATAACAAATCAAGAAGGAAGAAAGAGTATGTTGAAATTGGCAGAGAGAATGGTGATTAGTTTCTGTGCTGGAGTAAGTGCTTCGACGACTCATACATGGACAACATTGTCAGGAACTGGGGCTGAGGATGTGAGGGTGATGACCCGAAAGAGCGTAGATGATCCCGGCAGGCCTCCCGGTATAGTGTTAAGCGCTGCCACTTCATTCTGGCTGCCGGTTCCACCCAAAAGAGTGTTTGATTTTCTCCGAGATGAAAACTCTCGAAGTGAG TGGGATATTCTATCCAATGGAGGAGCAGTTCAAGAAATGGCGCATATTGCTAATGGTCGTGATACAGGAAACTGCGTCTCTCTACTTCGTGTAAAT aGTGCCAATTCAAGCCAGAGCAACATGCTGATATTACAAGAGAGTTGCACAGATTCAACAGCTTCTTTTGTAATTTATGCTCCAGTTGATATTGTAGCCATGAATGTGGTACTCAATGGTGGCGATCCAGATTATGTGGCTCTTCTTCCCTCCGGATTCGCTATTCTCCCTGATGGAACTTCTTCtcatggaggaggaggaggtatTGGAGAAACTGGATCTGGTGGGTCTCTCCTAACCGTTGCATTCCAGATTTTGGTTGATTCGGTTCCGACAGCTAAACTTTCTCTGGGCTCGGTTGCTACTGTTAACCAACTCATTGCTTGCACCGTCGAGAGGATCAAAGCTTCTTTGTCATGTGACAATGCATGA